Below is a window of Campylobacter concisus DNA.
TATTTATTCATAATGTTTCCTTTTTTGTTAGCAATATGTAAATGGATTTTTAGAATTGCGTATTATAACTTCAATTTTCAGATTTTGCAAATATTTTGCTAAAAAATCACCAAAATAACGTTCACTTTCATAGTGATTTATATCGATTAAATTTAGCCCATTTTCCTTTGCATAAAGGGCTTGGTGATACTTTAGATCGCCTGTCAAAAAGGCATCTGCTTTGAGATCTTGGATGAGATCTGCGCCACTTCCAGTGCAGATACAAATTTTAGAAATTTCATCTTTTGCATGAACCACTCTTAAATTTTCTAGACCAAGTTTTTCTTTTACAAATTTACAGAGCTCGCTAAATTTCATCTTCACATCAGCGTAGATCAAAAAGCCCTCTTTGCTTGAAATTTCAAACCCCAAAACCTGCATCACAAATTTTTCATTTAAAAATGCAAGGTCAGCATTTGTGTGAAGCGAAATGAGCGAGATATTTTTTATCATCATCTCTCTTATGAGTGAGCTTGGATAAAGGCTGTAGTCTAGGCTTTTTAGCCCCTTAAAAATGAGCGGATGGTGAGTGATGATGAGCGAATTTGGCAAGACATTTTGCAAAAGTTCGCTATCCAAATCAAGACTTAGATAAATTTGCTCAAATTCGCTATCAAATGAGCCAACTTGAAGGCCACTATTATCCCAAGACTCTTGGCTCGCAAACGGGCAAATTTCATCTAAAATTTTATAAATTTCAGCAATTTTCATAAAATTTTACTTTTGCTCTAGGCTTTCTTTATAAGTTAGCGCACACTCTTTGGCCAGCTCGCGGATTTTTAAGATGTAGTCTTGCCTTTGCGTTACACTAATCGCTCCACGCGCATCAAGGACGTTAAATGTATGAGCTGCAAGCATGCAGTAATCATACGCAGGGAGCGAAATTTTAGCCTCTAAGCAGCGTTTGCACTCGTTAAATGCGTTTTCAAACTGGTTAAAAAGCATATCAACATTTGCTACTTCGAAGTTATATTTACTCCACTCATACTCGCCTTGTTTGTGAACGTCAGCGTAGGTTACGATATTGCCATCCCTGTCGTCCCAAACAATGTCGTAGACGCTATTTACATCTTGTAGATACATGGCCAAACGTTCAAGGCCGTATGTTATCTCACCAGAAA
It encodes the following:
- a CDS encoding Nif3-like dinuclear metal center hexameric protein encodes the protein MKIAEIYKILDEICPFASQESWDNSGLQVGSFDSEFEQIYLSLDLDSELLQNVLPNSLIITHHPLIFKGLKSLDYSLYPSSLIREMMIKNISLISLHTNADLAFLNEKFVMQVLGFEISSKEGFLIYADVKMKFSELCKFVKEKLGLENLRVVHAKDEISKICICTGSGADLIQDLKADAFLTGDLKYHQALYAKENGLNLIDINHYESERYFGDFLAKYLQNLKIEVIIRNSKNPFTYC